In a single window of the Littorina saxatilis isolate snail1 linkage group LG3, US_GU_Lsax_2.0, whole genome shotgun sequence genome:
- the LOC138961571 gene encoding toll-like receptor Tollo — translation MSSLQTLDLSHNYLADISPTAFTRMGSLVRVFLAHNRLQAIPTMSGLYSLEEVDLSFNNLTSLPSAMFTGLQNLSVVTLRGNGLSSLSTKTFHDCRSLRHLDLSHNALAALSSMHFVNVMNLVYLDLSYNQIGNIGTTFQSLKLRTLLLRHNSMQKLLRGEVSSSLEELDVSHNQISHVSPFTFAAAVSLRQVNLTFNELTSLSANTMEISFSQVQHAQPVFYMRGNPMRCDCDLGWLKEWSLGNIPSSEIPLPIFGDVESLLCHASNRSRSVALTSLRTKDFLCAYSRKCGDRCPCCGFDMCYCNSVCPRQCTCHIGHSRLKVNRVDCSNADLDSLPGATLPEAATEILMDGNALGTLEALSFLGHGYTVLLRLNHSDLHHIENNTFRGMKSLEVLHLDHNFLTLIFAEIFRDLVNLEELYLQDNEITFVEQGSFALMNKLRVLNLERNMLVTFAFTDFNLAADFSALHLRDNPWTCGGNFTCYFFRFLVNSSAVVKDLKHLKCYDYDVRQIPENRVTNGTPVLSLPLDRCGDGVNVTELTSLNVTRPSTQSLTSGQEVSLLIAVSVVSVLVITGLVVIYINRHLLEVWCFTKFGWRVFKMAPGGSAEDADRPYDAFVSYSNLDEEFVVRELAPRLENGFKRFKLCLHYRDFPVGASIAETIVRSVESSKRTIILVSHNFLASEWCKFEFQTAHQQVLTERRNRVILVLLHDIDEAKLDQTLKLYMRTRTYLKYDDPWFWEKLLFAMPDKKEEKFERLPSTRDLDYVARFGRSPSKTPASTPALVARNGHVNTGADMGHPDMYEVPVEGSGTYERVNESMSLSGSLYTGGSVYTGGSVSTGSGHYEEVTPRGFVLRPMQETCTCGTTQPPPLPPLPKMGLLSQEEVRLNSPRHSSREALSKNENWV, via the exons atgtccAGTCTGCAGACCCTGGACCTCAGCCACAACTACCTAGCCGACATCAGCCCAACTGCCTTCACACGCATGGGGTCGCTGGTTCGAGTCTTCCTCGCACACAACCGTCTGCAGGCCATCCCCACTATGTCGGGTCTCTACAGCCTGGAGGAG GTGGACCTGAGTTTCAACAATCTAACCTCCCTGCCCTCCGCCATGTTCACGGGTCTGCAAAACCTGAGCGTGGTCACGTTGCGTGGCAACGGCCTGAGTTCCCTGTCCACCAAGACCTTTCACGACTGTCGCAGTCTGCGTCACCTCGACCTGTCGCACAACGCACTGGCTGCACTCTCCTCCATGCACTTTGTCAACGTGATGAATCTGGTGTATTTGGACCTCAGCTATAATCAGATTGGCAATATAG GCACAACCTTCCAGTCGTTAAAACTGCGGACACTGTTGCTGAGGCACAACTCGATGCAGAAGCTGCTGCGTGGGGAGGTGTCGTCCAGTCTAGAGGAGCTCGACGTGTCCCACAACCAGATCTCACACGTCTCACCCTTCACCTTCGCCGCCGCCGTCAGTCTGCGTCAAGTCAACCTGACCTTCAACGAGCTGACCTCCCTGTCCGCTAACACCATGGAGATTTCATTTTCACAG GTGCAGCACGCACAACCTGTGTTCTACATGAGGGGCAACCCGATGCGCTGTGACTGCGACCTGGGTTGGCTGAAGGAGTGGAGTCTGGGCAACATCCCCAGCAGTGAAATCCCTCTCCCCATATTTGGCGACGTGGAAAGCCTGCTGTGCCACGCCAGCAACAGGAGCCGGTCAGTCGCGCTGACCAGTCTTCGTACGAAGGACTTCCTGTGCGCCTACAGCAGGAAGTGCGGAGATAGGTGTCCGTGCTGCGGCTTTGACATGTGCTACTGCAACAGCGTGTGTCCCCGGCAGTGCACGTGCCATATTGGACACAGCCGCCTCAAGGTCAACCGCGTGGATTGCTCCAACGCCGACCTGGACTCGTTGCCCGGGGCGACGCTGCCCGAGGCCGCCACGGAGATCTTGATGGACGGCAACGCGCTGGGCACCCTCGAGGCTCTGTCCTTCCTGGGCCACGGCTACACCGTGCTGCTCAGGCTCAACCACAGTGACCTGCACCACATCGAGAACAACACGTTCCGCGGCATGAAGAGTCTGGAGGTGCTGCACCTCGACCACAACTTCCTCACCCTCATCTTCGCCGAGATCTTCAGAGACCTGGTCAACCTCGAGGAGCTGTACCTCCAGGACAACGAGATCACCTTCGTGGAGCAAGGCAGCTTCGCGCTGATGAACAAACTGCGTGTGCTCAACCTGGAGAGAAACATGCTGGTGACGTTCGCCTTCACCGACTTTAACTTGGCTGCCGACTTCAGCGCTCTGCACCTACGGGACAACCCCTGGACCTGTGGCGGCAACTTCACGTGCTACTTCTTCAGGTTTCTGGTCAACAGTTCTGCCGTGGTCAAGGACCTGAAGCACCTCAAGTGTTACGACTATGACGTGCGACAGATCCCCGAGAACCGCGTGACCAACGGGACGCCCGTGCTGTCCCTGCCGCTCGACCGGTGCGGGGACGGTGTCAACGTCACGGAGCTGACGTCACTCAACGTCACGCGGCCCAGCACGCAGAGTCTGACGTCAGGCCAGGAGGTGTCGCTGCTGATCGCGGTGTCCGTGGTGTCCGTGCTGGTCATCACGGGGCTGGTGGTCATCTACATCAACCGCCACCTGCTGGAGGTCTGGTGCTTCACCAAATTCGGCTGGAGGGTGTTCAAGATGGCGCCGGGAGGATCTGCGGAGGATGCGGACCGGCCGTACGACGCCTTCGTGTCCTACAGCAACCTGGACGAGGAGTTCGTGGTCAGGGAGCTGGCCCCGCGCCTGGAGAACGGCTTCAAGCGCTTCAAGCTGTGCCTGCACTACCGCGACTTCCCCGTGGGCGCCTCCATCGCCGAGACCATCGTGCGCAGCGTGGAGAGCAGCAAGCGGACCATCATCCTCGTCTCGCACAACTTCCTCGCCTCGGAGTGGTGCAAGTTCGAGTTCCAGACGGCCCACCAGCAGGTCCTGACGGAGCGGCGGAACCGCGTGATCCTGGTCCTGCTGCACGACATCGACGAGGCCAAGCTGGACCAGACGCTCAAGCTGTACATGCGGACCCGCACCTACCTCAAGTACGACGACCCCTGGTTCTGGGAGAAGCTGCTGTTCGCCATGCCCGACAAGAAGGAGGAGAAGTTCGAGCGTCTGCCGAGCACCAGGGACCTGGACTACGTCGCCCGCTTTGGCAGGTCGCCCAGCAAGACGCCCGCCTCCACGCCCGCCCTGGTCGCCCGCAACGGGCACGTCAATACGGGCGCGGACATGGGGCACCCGGACATGTACGAGGTGCCCGTGGAAGGCAGCGGGACGTACGAACGGGTCAACGAGAGCATGTCGCTGTCGGGGTCGCTCTACACCGGGGGGTCGGTCTACACCGGTGGGTCGGTCAGCACCGGCTCAGGTCACTACGAGGAGGTCACGCCGCGCGGCTTCGTGCTGAGGCCTATGCAGGAGACCTGCACGTGCGGCACCACCCAGCCCCCGCCCTTACCTCCCCTGCCCAAGATGGGTCTCTTATCTCAGGAGGAGGTCAGACTTAACTCCCCTAGACATTCCTCCAGGGAGGCGCTGTCCAAGAACGAGAACTGGGTCTAG
- the LOC138961095 gene encoding leucine-rich repeat-containing protein 15-like produces the protein MWWLQQLVVVVVLGTIVMLTTTATTTVRAVTHSTPHPAAATTRRPWPDSGYGPTPSPRDVHNSASSQPSPSNATTNNTSSSDSNQRSNRSNSVSGLDFSCPAQMCDCYVLRPELKIWLNCTVPRLQGTEQQRALFRAIPAQGSAIMTITCSTPARSYLYNDMISQLTFLQQLNIVNCKFHDIPKDVFRGLDLLEVMFIDGANLLGHVDPLFASHLPLLRLLEIIRSRVTFLPPLCRSSNLRTLNVSYNHIADFDHAGVHCVSSPLSKLEILDVNYNDVSSIPAWLGRSVPNLIRLSSGDNAIREVGAELCGELPSLGFLDLSFNALHDVDRVELANCSQLSILALAANPLGALPPRSVEFMPSLQRLYLFSMGLNDNVWDKLSHLKHLQVLDLQNNSLVTVPPLVMREFPSLDTLNLSANFITLLPKKALVGQYGLRSLDLSGNGMQQLPRQAFGNLRSLLELRLSNNSISDVDQTTFTGLRALVMLNFSHNYLRQVFSQGN, from the exons ATGTGGTGGTTGCAgcagctggtggtggtggtagtgttgGGGACAATTGTGATGCTTACGACGACGGCGACGACGACGGTGAGGGCGGTGACCCACAGTACACCACATCCCGCTGCAGCGACCACGCGGCGTCCCTGGCCCGATTCTGGATATGG GCCAACACCGTCCCCACGCGACGTCCACAACAGTGCCTCGTCACAACCATCACCAAGCAacgccaccaccaacaacaccagcaGCAGCGACAGCAACCAGCGCAGTAACCGCAGTAACAGTGTCAGCGGCCTAGACTTCAGCTGTCCAGCCCAGATGTGTGACTGCTATGTGCTGCGACCGGAGCTGAAGATCTGGCTGAACTGCACGGTACCTAGACTGCAGGGCACGGAGCAGCAGCGGGCACTCTTCAGGGCCATCCCGGCACAGGGGTCAGCCATCATGACCATCAC TTGTTCCACACCAGCTCGCAGTTACCTCTACAACGACATGATATCGCAGCTGACCTTCCTGCAACAGCTCAACATCGTCAACTGCAAGTTCCACGACATACCCAAAGACGTCTTCCGCGGCCTTGACCTTCTGGAGGTCATGTTCATTGACGGGGCCAACTTGCTGGGTCACGTTGACCCCCTGTTCGCCTCACACCTTCCCTTGCTCCGTCTGCTGGAGATCATCAGGAGTAGAGTGACTTTTCTGCCGCCACTCTGCAG GTCAAGTAACCTGCGTACGCTGAACGTGTCGTACAACCACATCGCGGACTTTGACCACGCCGGAGTCCACTGTGTGTCTAGCCCGCTGTCCAAGCTGGAGATCCTGGACGTCAACTACAACGACGTGTCGTCCATCCCGGCCTGGCTGGGTCGCAGTGTGCCAAACCTCATCCGCCTGTCCAGCGGCGACAACGCTATTCGGGAG GTTGGGGCGGAGTTGTGCGGGGAGCTGCCCAGCCTGGGATTCCTGGACCTGTCCTTCAACGCTCTGCACGACGTGGACCGCGTGGAGCTCGCCAACTGCTCCCAGCTCAGCATCCTGGCCCTGGCGGCCAACCCGCTGGGCGCCCTGCCCCCCAGGAGCGTAGAGTTCATGCCCAGCTTGCAGCGCCTCTACCTCTTCTCCATGGGCCTCAATGACAACGTGTGGGACAAGCTGTCCCACCTGAAGCACCTACAGGTCCTTGACCTGCAAAACAACTCCCTGGTGACCGTCCCGCCCCTCGTCATGCGCGAGTTCCCCAGCCTCGACACCCTCAACCTGTCGGCCAACTTCATCACCCTGCTGCCCAAGAAGGCGCTGGTCGGCCAGTACGGCCTGCGGAGTCTGGACCTGTCGGGGAACGGCATGCAGCAGCTGCCGCGTCAGGCGTTCGGCAACCTGCGGAGCCTGCTGGAGTTGCGCCTGTCCAACAACAGCATCAGTGACGTGGACCAGACCACCTTCACAGGCCTCAGGGCGCTCGTCATGCTCAACTTCAGCCACAACTACCTCAGGCAAGTGTTCTCTCAAGGCAATTAA